From a single Nematostella vectensis chromosome 3, jaNemVect1.1, whole genome shotgun sequence genomic region:
- the LOC5505291 gene encoding uncharacterized protein LOC5505291 isoform X1, translated as MQKEPISRSGSYQHQLKGFCSTQSRRVRAGKCKGPRRKTTNPAQLPKMCVTPKAWLTLCLCMLVYSSAVADPLGHMMPLGSHQPKEGDVESRDDMPSPSEFYHNYVLASKPVIFRGAAKSSKGFNLWTDAYLRKKYGHEIVRVDYGKKENRARSADDMPLEEFLDIYNSSERYLVDTLPERMWEEFSLPECLLCGGFTHALQDSVLWFSSGGTKSHLHNDKVENINCLFSGEKVWFFVDQIHSQDINMDHKEGDYCSANVDKVDMYQYPFLQHIPWWQAHMHAGDCMYVPYGWAHQVTSSSRNVAVNIWWSPGIKFNPADCQDKKQPELSNYKFTYGVMLKFQAVQVIERYGGSINFHQINPVIVHEHTGDMLITREHFALLDTDGNGQLTATEVNSLSPSVVEEAFGHTPPGEVNLVGRSRPRDQELLDILASLPKQPPHVEEFLLRYEKTEDEIEQFLSENELPSQLRAYVHSRLEQMHSAPLHQEL; from the exons ATGCAAAAGGAACCAATTTCTAGGAGTGGATCATATCAACACCAGTTAAAAGGCTTCTGCTCGACTCAATCAAG ACGCGTGAGAGCTGGCAAGTGTAAGGGGCCCCGGAGAAAG ACAACTAATCCTGCTCAACTCCCAAAAATGTGTGTGACCCCAAAGGCATGGCTGACCCTCTGCCTCTGCATGCTGGTGTATTCATCTGCTGTGGCCGATCCCCTTGGACACATGATGCCTCTTGGCTCGCACCAACCCAAGGAGGGAGATGTAGAGTCCAGAGATGACATGCCTAGTCCTTCTGAATTTTACCACAATTATGTGCTAGCTTCTAAACCCGTCATCTTTCGAGGAGCTGCTAAATCTTCCAAGGGGTTCAATCTTTGGACAGATGCCTATCTCAG GAAAAAGTATGGTCATGAGATTGTGAGAGTGGACTATGGAAAGAAAGAGAATCGTGCCCGTTCAGCAGATGACATGCCTTTAGAAGAGTTTCTTGACATCTACAACTCATCTGAGCGATATCTGGTAGACACTTTGCCAGAAAGAATGTGGGAAGAATTCTCCCTGCCAGAATGCCTTCTTTGTGGAGGATTCACACATGCCTTACAG GATTCTGTGCTATGGTTTAGTAGTGGAGGCACAAAGTCACATCTCCACAATGATAAGGTGGAGAACATAAACTGCCTTTTCAGTGGAGAGAAAGTATGGTTCTTCGTTGATCAG ATACACAGTCAGGATATTAATATGGATCATAAAGAAGGTGACTACTGCAGTGCAAATGTCGACAAGGTGGATATGTACCAATATCCCTTCCTTCAGCATATCCCATGGTGGCAGGCTCACATGCATGCTGGAGACTGCATGTATGTACCATATGG CTGGGCACACCAGGTGACGTCTTCCTCCAGGAATGTAGCAGTTAACATTTGGTGGTCGCCTGGTATTAAATTCAACCCTGCAGACTGCCAAG ATAAGAAACAACCAGAACTTAGCAATTACAAGTTCACATATGGAGTAATGCTTAA GTTCCAGGCTGTACAGGTAATCGAACGTTATGGAGGGAGTATCAATTTCCATCAAATCAATCCAGTCATAGTA CATGAACATACTGGGGATATGCTTATTACAAGAGAG CACTTTGCTCTTCTTGACACTGATGGTAATGGCCAATTGACTGCAACGGAAGTAAACAGTCTGTCACCATCTGTAGTAGAAGAGGCATTTGGACACACCCCACCAGGCGAG GTGAATTTAGTCGGAAGGTCGCGCCCAAGGGATCAGGAACTTTTAGATATTCTAGCGAGTCTTCCAAAGCAGCCTCCCCATGTGGAAGAATTTCTGCTTCGCTATGAAAAGACGGAGGATGAGATAGAACAGTTTCTAAGTGAGAACGAGCTACCCTCGCAACTAAGGGCATATGTCCATAGCAGACTTGAACAGATGCATTCTGCACCGCTACACCAGGAGTTGTGA
- the LOC5505294 gene encoding ankyrin repeat domain-containing protein 49 has product MDDDEPDLDIKLDQFGDSTSQQRELSPTIFLPESKVPANIKKSSETWEDGISFDNEGITDNLGKLLDAAEHGRVNEVKELLAKYPRLHEGCDADGYSALHRASYEGHVDVAKVLLTYGANVMATTHDGWHPLHSACRWGQVEAASLLLQNGANINALTNGKQTPLHLAALGIGGTATLKLLLFNRRLDATILNTQGETARDIANRSGKWVDLFEAVEESMNVQ; this is encoded by the exons ATGGATGATGACGAACCGGATTTGGACATAAAACTCGATCAGTTTGGTGATTCTACCTCACAGCAAAGAGAACTTTCACCGACAATATTTTTACCAGAGAGTAAAGTTCCAGCTAACATAAAGAAATCCAGTGAGACATGGGAAGATGGAATTTCCTTTGACAATGAAGGGATAACTGACAATTTGGGCAAATTACTAGACGCAGCGGAGCATGGGAGAGTGAATGAAGTAAAGGAACTGTTGGCGAAGTATCCAAGACTTCATGAGGGTTGTGATGCAGACGGCTACTCAGCACTGCACAGGGCGTCCTACGAAGGACATGTTGACGTTGCCAAGGTGCTTCTGACATATGGTGCAAACGTCATGGCAACCACACATGATGGATGGCACCCTCTCCATTCAGCATGTCGGTGGG GTCAGGTTGAAGCTGCATCTCTTCTTCTTCAGAATGGAGCTAACATTAATGCCCTAACCAATGGGAAACAGACTCCATTGCACCTAGCAGCATTAGGAATTGGAGGGACCGCCACACTTAAACTTCTCCTGTTCAACAGGAGATTGGATGCCACCATACTTAATACCCAGGGAGAGACTGCTCGTGATATTGCAAATAGAAGTGGCAAATGGGTAGACCTGTTTGAAGCTGTTGAAGAAAGTATGAATGTGCAATAA
- the LOC5505291 gene encoding uncharacterized protein LOC5505291 isoform X3, translated as MCVTPKAWLTLCLCMLVYSSAVADPLGHMMPLGSHQPKEGDVESRDDMPSPSEFYHNYVLASKPVIFRGAAKSSKGFNLWTDAYLRKKYGHEIVRVDYGKKENRARSADDMPLEEFLDIYNSSERYLVDTLPERMWEEFSLPECLLCGGFTHALQDSVLWFSSGGTKSHLHNDKVENINCLFSGEKVWFFVDQIHSQDINMDHKEGDYCSANVDKVDMYQYPFLQHIPWWQAHMHAGDCMYVPYGWAHQVTSSSRNVAVNIWWSPGIKFNPADCQDKKQPELSNYKFTYGVMLKFQAVQVIERYGGSINFHQINPVIVHEHTGDMLITREHFALLDTDGNGQLTATEVNSLSPSVVEEAFGHTPPGEVNLVGRSRPRDQELLDILASLPKQPPHVEEFLLRYEKTEDEIEQFLSENELPSQLRAYVHSRLEQMHSAPLHQEL; from the exons ATGTGTGTGACCCCAAAGGCATGGCTGACCCTCTGCCTCTGCATGCTGGTGTATTCATCTGCTGTGGCCGATCCCCTTGGACACATGATGCCTCTTGGCTCGCACCAACCCAAGGAGGGAGATGTAGAGTCCAGAGATGACATGCCTAGTCCTTCTGAATTTTACCACAATTATGTGCTAGCTTCTAAACCCGTCATCTTTCGAGGAGCTGCTAAATCTTCCAAGGGGTTCAATCTTTGGACAGATGCCTATCTCAG GAAAAAGTATGGTCATGAGATTGTGAGAGTGGACTATGGAAAGAAAGAGAATCGTGCCCGTTCAGCAGATGACATGCCTTTAGAAGAGTTTCTTGACATCTACAACTCATCTGAGCGATATCTGGTAGACACTTTGCCAGAAAGAATGTGGGAAGAATTCTCCCTGCCAGAATGCCTTCTTTGTGGAGGATTCACACATGCCTTACAG GATTCTGTGCTATGGTTTAGTAGTGGAGGCACAAAGTCACATCTCCACAATGATAAGGTGGAGAACATAAACTGCCTTTTCAGTGGAGAGAAAGTATGGTTCTTCGTTGATCAG ATACACAGTCAGGATATTAATATGGATCATAAAGAAGGTGACTACTGCAGTGCAAATGTCGACAAGGTGGATATGTACCAATATCCCTTCCTTCAGCATATCCCATGGTGGCAGGCTCACATGCATGCTGGAGACTGCATGTATGTACCATATGG CTGGGCACACCAGGTGACGTCTTCCTCCAGGAATGTAGCAGTTAACATTTGGTGGTCGCCTGGTATTAAATTCAACCCTGCAGACTGCCAAG ATAAGAAACAACCAGAACTTAGCAATTACAAGTTCACATATGGAGTAATGCTTAA GTTCCAGGCTGTACAGGTAATCGAACGTTATGGAGGGAGTATCAATTTCCATCAAATCAATCCAGTCATAGTA CATGAACATACTGGGGATATGCTTATTACAAGAGAG CACTTTGCTCTTCTTGACACTGATGGTAATGGCCAATTGACTGCAACGGAAGTAAACAGTCTGTCACCATCTGTAGTAGAAGAGGCATTTGGACACACCCCACCAGGCGAG GTGAATTTAGTCGGAAGGTCGCGCCCAAGGGATCAGGAACTTTTAGATATTCTAGCGAGTCTTCCAAAGCAGCCTCCCCATGTGGAAGAATTTCTGCTTCGCTATGAAAAGACGGAGGATGAGATAGAACAGTTTCTAAGTGAGAACGAGCTACCCTCGCAACTAAGGGCATATGTCCATAGCAGACTTGAACAGATGCATTCTGCACCGCTACACCAGGAGTTGTGA
- the LOC5505291 gene encoding uncharacterized protein LOC5505291 isoform X2 — protein MQKEPISRSGSYQHQLKGFCSTQSRRVRAGKCKGPRRKTTNPAQLPKMCVTPKAWLTLCLCMLVYSSAVADPLGHMMPLGSHQPKEGDVESRDDMPSPSEFYHNYVLASKPVIFRGAAKSSKGFNLWTDAYLRKKYGHEIVRVDYGKKENRARSADDMPLEEFLDIYNSSERYLVDTLPERMWEEFSLPECLLCGGFTHALQDSVLWFSSGGTKSHLHNDKVENINCLFSGEKVWFFVDQIHSQDINMDHKEGDYCSANVDKVDMYQYPFLQHIPWWQAHMHAGDCMYVPYGWAHQVTSSSRNVAVNIWWSPGIKFNPADCQDKKQPELSNYKFTYGVMLKFQAVQHEHTGDMLITREHFALLDTDGNGQLTATEVNSLSPSVVEEAFGHTPPGEVNLVGRSRPRDQELLDILASLPKQPPHVEEFLLRYEKTEDEIEQFLSENELPSQLRAYVHSRLEQMHSAPLHQEL, from the exons ATGCAAAAGGAACCAATTTCTAGGAGTGGATCATATCAACACCAGTTAAAAGGCTTCTGCTCGACTCAATCAAG ACGCGTGAGAGCTGGCAAGTGTAAGGGGCCCCGGAGAAAG ACAACTAATCCTGCTCAACTCCCAAAAATGTGTGTGACCCCAAAGGCATGGCTGACCCTCTGCCTCTGCATGCTGGTGTATTCATCTGCTGTGGCCGATCCCCTTGGACACATGATGCCTCTTGGCTCGCACCAACCCAAGGAGGGAGATGTAGAGTCCAGAGATGACATGCCTAGTCCTTCTGAATTTTACCACAATTATGTGCTAGCTTCTAAACCCGTCATCTTTCGAGGAGCTGCTAAATCTTCCAAGGGGTTCAATCTTTGGACAGATGCCTATCTCAG GAAAAAGTATGGTCATGAGATTGTGAGAGTGGACTATGGAAAGAAAGAGAATCGTGCCCGTTCAGCAGATGACATGCCTTTAGAAGAGTTTCTTGACATCTACAACTCATCTGAGCGATATCTGGTAGACACTTTGCCAGAAAGAATGTGGGAAGAATTCTCCCTGCCAGAATGCCTTCTTTGTGGAGGATTCACACATGCCTTACAG GATTCTGTGCTATGGTTTAGTAGTGGAGGCACAAAGTCACATCTCCACAATGATAAGGTGGAGAACATAAACTGCCTTTTCAGTGGAGAGAAAGTATGGTTCTTCGTTGATCAG ATACACAGTCAGGATATTAATATGGATCATAAAGAAGGTGACTACTGCAGTGCAAATGTCGACAAGGTGGATATGTACCAATATCCCTTCCTTCAGCATATCCCATGGTGGCAGGCTCACATGCATGCTGGAGACTGCATGTATGTACCATATGG CTGGGCACACCAGGTGACGTCTTCCTCCAGGAATGTAGCAGTTAACATTTGGTGGTCGCCTGGTATTAAATTCAACCCTGCAGACTGCCAAG ATAAGAAACAACCAGAACTTAGCAATTACAAGTTCACATATGGAGTAATGCTTAA GTTCCAGGCTGTACAG CATGAACATACTGGGGATATGCTTATTACAAGAGAG CACTTTGCTCTTCTTGACACTGATGGTAATGGCCAATTGACTGCAACGGAAGTAAACAGTCTGTCACCATCTGTAGTAGAAGAGGCATTTGGACACACCCCACCAGGCGAG GTGAATTTAGTCGGAAGGTCGCGCCCAAGGGATCAGGAACTTTTAGATATTCTAGCGAGTCTTCCAAAGCAGCCTCCCCATGTGGAAGAATTTCTGCTTCGCTATGAAAAGACGGAGGATGAGATAGAACAGTTTCTAAGTGAGAACGAGCTACCCTCGCAACTAAGGGCATATGTCCATAGCAGACTTGAACAGATGCATTCTGCACCGCTACACCAGGAGTTGTGA